CCCTTGTCGCTAGAAACACCTTTAATTTTTCCAGCATCCATCAACTTCTTCTTTTCTTCTGCTTCCTGTAACTGACGTGCTTTTTCGGCTTTGAGTTCTTTATAATTAACATACTTCTTTTTTGGTGGTTTCGCACCGAGTCTTATAGCCTGCTCGATTTTTGCTTCCTGTTTCGTTTTCGCATCGAAGCCAGTTAAGCCAAATTTGATTACTTCTCGTTTTACTCTCCTAATATCAATGTCACTACTACTGAGTATAGATTTTTTTGCGTTCTTTTTACTGGAGGAATTTCTGCCAACGCCTCCTTTTCTCTTATCTTCAAACACGACACACTCGAAAGATGCTGCTGCATCTTTCCGCAGCTCTGCACATTTAGTTTTGACGAAAGACAGTTCATCGACCATATTACGGTTGTAATGGCATACGAGCAGATCGACCGACACTTAACgcctgatttatttatttagttattcgcAAATACCTCCTCCAGTAGAGTAGCAATAGCTCGTATACAACCAGGGGCAAATCACAGCATGAAGTTAGATAAGTACTGATATTACGTTTATACCGTTTCAGTTAAATAGGTGTCAGTATTCCACATAATAATACTTCAAACCATTGTAGTACACTCTCCTAAATAACAAAACTTGCCTCACTTCTCTCCACTGTAAATAAACACACGCACGTGCACAGTCAAAATGTTTACATACATAACTACCAGTGACGTCTACCTACACGGATACAAAGATGGTATATATCACATCAAAGTAGGTACAGCGAAAAGTATTTTTCCGTGGCACATTCTCCATCCATCATACTTTTAAAAGACTTGTGGTATACATATGAAAAGTTACAAAACATACTTTAATTAAGTAGATGCTTTTTTCAGCGAACCTATCATAATTTACGAAAAATCATTTTGGGGATGGGTTGCGGCCTGTTTGAATATAGAAGTGCTCCTACTGTATGAAGGGCGAAAGAAAAACGGCAGTCAATGAAGAAAGAAATAgtagccgggaaagctttaaacatcacaagaaAGAAATAGATCCCCGAGGGAAGCTCTCTTTATGACACGTTTACGGGTATACTTTTACCGCATCAAGAAATAAGAACAGCTGCAGAGAAAAGGATACAAGCCATAGAAGTAACACAAGGGTATGGTGTTCATCTTACTGAATTTATTGTGGAGAAGAACTACAACGTAGCTATAAGGCGGATTTCTGCAGTAATTCTAAAACAGTATGTTGAAGAACATTGGTGTTACTTTTCAGAACAATTTCGTTGTCCCGAGACTCCAGAAAAAGTAAAAGCTATAATTAGTCGTTCGCTTCCAAAAGGTCTTAAGGACCCTTTCAGCAATATTCATAGCCCTGTTGCATATACTTTATCTCGTATACCACAATGATACTGTCCAGAAAAGCGGCCATAACTTTTTGAGTTGCTGGTAATGCTATTTGTCAGATGATAGGGCAGTGCTTGCGGCTCTCATAAAGTGCTAAATGAATTTGTGGGTGACCTGTTAGAAGGTCAGTTAGCAGAAATTGCTCCAGTAATGTTTTCCGAAATGTACCGCTTTTTGTCAGATGAACAGAGGTATAACCCAAGAATGTGGTCAAGAACAGTTCATGTATTTTCAAACTGCACTTACATGATCTGTGTCATGTCACAATACCACAAAGGATTGTCAAAAACACTACTACAGCATGTTCTACCACACCATGTCAACAAATTCACAGAAACTCTCCAGACTGGACTGAAATCAGATGTGTTCAAAGCAGTGACATTCCTTTTGCAGCACTTTCCTTAGCAGATGACTCCTTATACGCTACAGATTCTTCCACCAACATGGCAGCATTCATTCACACTGCTGATGTGTATAGAACTGATTATGTAATCTATTCAGATGTTAAGAGAACCTGTTGACTAGGATGGAGAAAGCGCTGGATAAAATGCACTGATATTTTCCAGATTTGAGTTAGCTCATGTTTCACACATATTTTATGTTAATGGACACTGGTAAGAAAGCCCTTGAAGACTTAATTTACTATTTTACACTCTTTATGCAAATAACAGATGAGCATAAAAGAGATGGAAAGAAAAGTCAAAGCAGAACATAGATGAAGCAGAACGGCGCACACACGTTTACTCTGTGCCAATATCACAATCAATATTTGAAGAATTTGAAGCGAAACGTATCTGAGCACTGAGTCATGCTATTACAGAATATTTAAAGGAATCACAGACATAAAGAAATACAGACAATTCCAACTGGTTAAAAAGCAATGAGGCATGCATGTGTGCACTGGAAGTAGCTCATGAAACAGTGATGCAGCAACTGAAGTGTAATGAAGAGGTTCCATTCGACTTCAGTGGATTCTTGCAAAATGTTATTGTTGCTTGTATGAATCAAACTGGCTCCCCATACATGCTAGACCGATGCCTCTGTGTTGGAAGTATATATGCTGAATTGATGTCACCAAATTTGCTCGAACTGTTCTTAAAAGTTACTTTAAGTGATTTGGAAGCAAATCAGGCACATCAAATAAGGATTTCTGCTGTCAGGGCAACGTATGGGTTTCGCATGAATCTGAAGAATTCTCGGAACATCAAATACCTTAAAGCAGTTTTGCTTTCTTTTATGGACAGTCTTCTGGTAATTGTGGTCCAGTATTCAATGAAACTATTGTATTTGGTATTGGAAACAGTTTCCATAGTTTTGTCAATTCATCCAGTATTTTCTGGATCATGTCGTGAGAAAATTATTTCGCTCGCTATCTCAGTTTGTGTAAAGTACAATTTTGATCATTCAGTAATTAATGTGATTCTAGATACATTCAGGGAATTTTGTTTCAGTGTAGATAGTTTGGTAAAATTGGAACAAAGATTTTTGTCTACATTAAACAGCATTTTGAGCGCACAAAAAAAAAGATAGTTACAAGGTATGCTGCAAATGACCTGCAAGTATTTCAGACTACTGTTCAGAATTCAAAGCCACTTTTAACTGACGCCCTAATAAACAACTTTTCCTGCTGCTGTGCAGTGTGTTTTAAAAACTAATGATAATTCAGTAACATGGAGTGCAGGAGAGTGTTTGAAGGCTTATGTAGCTCGCTCTGCTGGTCAAATCTTCAGTTATCAAGATGCATGTGCGGAAACTGGATACGATTACCTCCTGCAGACAGCAGCTGTTTTATTGAATTCTGCTTGTGCAGAGTTCACAGGAACTTCTGCTGGAAATTTTATTGTTACTCTTGTTTTAAAAGCAGGAAATATTCTATGTTAGAACCTCGATTTAATTTTAAAGGCTGTCATTAGTAAAATGCAGAGGGCAGAATCAGTAACAATTATACAGAGCCTTATTGTAGTGTGTGCACAACCGATTCGTCATCAGCTGGAAccagtgttaaattttttattatctGTTCCTGGCCGAACCGTGCAATCTGCATTAAATTATGTGCTGGAAGAATGGAGTTACTAGCACAATTACGTCTGCGGGGATTATAAAGTGAAAGTGAGTGCACTAGCCCCATGCAATGCATGAGAATATGGAGT
This Schistocerca nitens isolate TAMUIC-IGC-003100 chromosome 1, iqSchNite1.1, whole genome shotgun sequence DNA region includes the following protein-coding sequences:
- the LOC126257690 gene encoding uncharacterized protein C1orf131 — protein: MVDELSFVKTKCAELRKDAAASFECVVFEDKRKGGVGRNSSSKKNAKKSILSSSDIDIRRVKREVIKFGLTGFDAKTKQEAKIEQAIRLGAKPPKKKYVNYKELKAEKARQLQEAEEKKKLMDAGKIKGVSSDKGKKYLALKKRKDNILQAYGKVSSSFKNKKGRRKK